The following coding sequences are from one Dehalococcoidia bacterium window:
- a CDS encoding adenylate/guanylate cyclase domain-containing protein produces MTGWTGPTLPAGTLTFLFTDVEGSTRLWEEHPQAMRGVMARHDALLTQVFERHEGIVVRPRGEGDSLFCVFVRASDAVAAALAGQRALLAEDWGIIGPLRVRMALLTGEADL; encoded by the coding sequence ATGACTGGCTGGACCGGCCCAACGCTGCCGGCGGGCACGCTGACCTTCCTGTTCACGGATGTGGAGGGCAGCACGCGCCTGTGGGAGGAGCATCCGCAGGCGATGCGCGGCGTCATGGCCCGCCACGATGCGCTGCTCACGCAGGTCTTCGAACGGCACGAGGGCATCGTCGTGCGCCCGCGCGGCGAAGGCGACAGCCTCTTCTGCGTCTTCGTGCGCGCCTCCGACGCCGTAGCCGCGGCGCTCGCCGGCCAGCGAGCCCTGCTGGCGGAGGACTGGGGCATCATCGGCCCGCTGCGCGTCCGCATGGCGCTGTTGACGGGGGAAGCCGACCTG